A stretch of the Asticcacaulis sp. ZE23SCel15 genome encodes the following:
- the ligA gene encoding NAD-dependent DNA ligase LigA, with translation MTTDFDTAKTEHERLTAEINHHRALYYNEEAPELSDADYDVLEQQLRQLEAHYPQLVTTESPTETVGAPVSAKFAPVQHGIPMLSLDNAFAADDVVDFVGRIRRFLKIDALETIHFAAEPKIDGVSCSILYVDGELVRAATRGDGRLGEDITENVKTIKDIPHKLAGTNYPDQIEIRGEVYFPLKAFAGMNATAAEAGGKVFANPRNAASGALRQLDAQITASRPLHFFAYAWGEVSDPEFVATQSQALLKFRDWGFSVNPRSIRVSNAEGLLEVYDSLQKDRSELGYDIDGVVYKVDRLDYQRRLGFVSRSPRWAIAHKFPAQQALTHLQAIDIQVGRIGTLTPVARLAPVTVGGVVVSNVTLHNADEIARKDIRIGDLVRVQRAGDVIPQIVGVELSERPADAVPYDFPTVCPCPLKTEVVREVNAKGEEGVARRCSGEHACPHQRVEYLKHVVSRRVLDIEGLGEKQLLKFYEDGLISEPADIFKLEARDAVSLKKLKDREGMGDLSVKNLFKAIEDRRDISLERFIAALGIKHIGDTTAKLLARAYGSEPAFRAAMMAAVADEPGARAAIIEQDQIGPSVAEALVAYFSNDHEVGIYERFLAELRVKDAEAVATGSSVSGKTVVFTGALERMTRDEAKAQAERLGAKVAGSVSAKTHIVVAGPGAGSKLKKAEELGVTVMTEDEWLAMIGV, from the coding sequence ATGACCACAGATTTCGACACCGCCAAAACTGAACATGAACGTTTAACCGCTGAGATCAATCATCACCGGGCGCTCTATTATAACGAAGAGGCCCCGGAACTGTCGGACGCCGATTACGATGTGCTGGAGCAACAATTGCGTCAGCTTGAGGCGCACTATCCGCAACTGGTGACGACAGAGAGCCCGACCGAGACCGTGGGCGCGCCGGTATCCGCCAAGTTCGCCCCGGTTCAGCACGGCATCCCCATGCTGTCGCTCGATAATGCCTTTGCGGCTGACGATGTGGTTGATTTCGTGGGCCGTATTCGCCGTTTCCTTAAGATTGACGCATTGGAGACGATCCATTTCGCCGCCGAGCCCAAGATCGACGGCGTGTCGTGCTCGATCCTGTATGTGGACGGCGAATTGGTGCGGGCCGCGACGCGCGGCGATGGCCGTTTGGGTGAAGACATCACCGAAAACGTCAAAACCATCAAAGACATCCCGCACAAACTGGCGGGAACGAACTACCCAGACCAGATCGAAATCCGCGGTGAGGTCTATTTCCCGCTCAAGGCCTTTGCAGGCATGAACGCTACGGCGGCTGAGGCGGGGGGCAAGGTCTTTGCTAATCCGCGCAATGCGGCATCAGGGGCGCTGCGGCAACTGGATGCGCAGATTACGGCGTCGCGCCCGCTGCATTTCTTTGCCTATGCCTGGGGGGAGGTGTCCGATCCTGAGTTTGTGGCCACCCAATCCCAAGCCCTGCTAAAGTTCCGTGACTGGGGTTTTAGCGTCAATCCGCGCTCAATCCGGGTATCCAATGCCGAGGGGCTGCTTGAGGTTTACGATAGCCTGCAAAAGGACCGTTCCGAACTCGGTTATGATATCGACGGGGTGGTCTATAAGGTTGATCGGCTGGATTATCAGCGCCGGTTAGGGTTCGTGTCGCGCTCGCCGCGCTGGGCGATTGCCCATAAATTCCCTGCCCAGCAGGCCCTGACTCACCTTCAGGCCATCGACATTCAGGTCGGCCGGATCGGCACCTTAACGCCGGTAGCACGGCTGGCGCCGGTAACGGTCGGCGGGGTGGTGGTCTCAAACGTGACCCTGCACAATGCCGATGAGATCGCGCGCAAAGATATTCGCATCGGTGACCTGGTGCGGGTGCAGCGCGCTGGCGATGTCATCCCGCAGATTGTCGGCGTCGAACTCAGCGAACGTCCCGCTGACGCCGTGCCCTATGATTTTCCGACCGTCTGCCCGTGCCCGCTCAAGACCGAAGTGGTGCGTGAGGTCAATGCCAAGGGCGAAGAAGGGGTGGCGCGACGCTGCTCCGGCGAACATGCCTGCCCCCATCAGCGGGTCGAATACCTGAAACATGTGGTTAGCCGCCGGGTGCTCGATATCGAAGGGTTGGGCGAAAAGCAGTTGCTCAAATTCTATGAAGACGGGCTGATTTCGGAACCGGCCGATATTTTTAAGCTGGAAGCCCGTGATGCGGTGTCCTTGAAAAAACTCAAAGACCGCGAGGGCATGGGCGATTTAAGCGTCAAAAACCTGTTTAAGGCCATCGAGGATCGGCGCGATATCAGCTTAGAGCGGTTTATCGCAGCCCTTGGCATCAAGCATATCGGCGATACGACGGCCAAGCTTTTGGCGCGAGCCTATGGATCGGAACCGGCTTTCCGCGCGGCCATGATGGCGGCGGTAGCCGATGAACCGGGCGCGCGGGCGGCGATCATCGAGCAGGATCAGATCGGCCCCAGCGTGGCCGAGGCGCTGGTGGCCTATTTCTCAAACGATCACGAAGTCGGTATTTATGAGCGGTTTTTGGCCGAACTGCGGGTGAAGGATGCCGAGGCCGTAGCGACCGGATCGTCGGTGTCGGGCAAGACGGTGGTCTTTACCGGCGCGCTGGAGCGCATGACCCGCGATGAGGCCAAGGCTCAGGCCGAACGGCTGGGGGCCAAGGTGGCGGGTTCTGTCTCCGCCAAGACCCATATTGTGGTGGCAGGACCAGGGGCGGGATCTAAGCTTAAAAAGGCCGAGGAACTGGGCGTCACGGTTATGACTGAGGACGAGTGGTTGGCGATGATAGGGGTGTAG
- the hisN gene encoding histidinol-phosphatase — MTKSPDFDHLDAFAQTLAAAAAEISLPLFRTLSLGADNKLDKGFDPVTEADKGAERAIRALISEHFPDHGVIGEEYGEHQPDAEFVWVLDPIDGTRAFISGLPLWTTLIGLRHHNRPVVGLIAQPFLGEIFIGSPNLGSRLITASGETPLKVRDCGTLSAATLGTTDPFLFKSSEADAFGSLRSAARLARYGCDAYAFAMVAQGTMDIALETGLMAWDIDAIIPVIENAGGTVTDWHGQSVGGFGGQVIASGSTSVRDEALVHLGRAAA; from the coding sequence ATGACAAAATCCCCGGACTTCGATCATCTGGACGCCTTTGCCCAGACCCTTGCTGCCGCCGCTGCAGAAATTTCACTGCCGCTGTTTCGCACCCTGTCGCTGGGGGCTGACAATAAGCTGGACAAAGGCTTTGATCCGGTTACCGAAGCCGACAAAGGGGCTGAACGCGCCATCCGCGCGCTCATTTCGGAACACTTCCCCGACCACGGCGTCATCGGCGAAGAATATGGTGAGCATCAGCCCGACGCCGAATTTGTCTGGGTACTTGATCCCATCGATGGCACCCGCGCCTTCATTTCCGGCCTGCCACTGTGGACGACCCTGATCGGTCTGCGCCACCACAATCGCCCGGTCGTTGGGCTGATTGCCCAGCCGTTCTTAGGTGAAATCTTTATCGGCAGCCCTAACCTCGGTTCCCGCCTGATCACCGCATCCGGTGAAACGCCGCTGAAAGTGCGCGATTGCGGCACACTGTCGGCCGCCACGCTCGGCACCACCGATCCCTTCCTGTTCAAAAGTTCTGAGGCCGACGCGTTCGGGTCATTGCGAAGTGCGGCCCGCCTGGCGCGCTATGGCTGCGACGCCTATGCTTTTGCGATGGTCGCTCAGGGCACGATGGACATTGCCCTTGAAACCGGCCTGATGGCCTGGGATATCGACGCCATCATTCCGGTGATCGAGAACGCCGGCGGCACGGTCACTGACTGGCACGGCCAATCCGTCGGCGGCTTTGGCGGTCAGGTGATCGCGTCGGGCAGCACATCTGTACGCGATGAAGCCTTAGTGCATTTGGGGCGAGCTGCGGCTTAA
- a CDS encoding Pr6Pr family membrane protein: MKRLVTVGGLGVGIIALCVQLFLTISSRLVNGDNLLDAFIFFISFFTILTNLALVLIYASALFKGRWLDGLRRDGVRAMMAGIMTLVMIFYHFMLAQTWNPQGWFKVCDIALHYVTPVIYLVWWVWGQPHGALRFRDIPAMFIPAAIYVAYVMIRGAITTIYPYAVFDAHTLGYEAVAINLVGLIVFTGILFAVAVLADKVLSRSSPQMH, encoded by the coding sequence ATGAAACGCTTGGTAACCGTTGGCGGGCTTGGGGTTGGGATTATCGCCCTGTGTGTTCAACTTTTTTTGACTATTTCGTCAAGATTGGTGAACGGCGATAACCTATTGGACGCTTTCATTTTCTTTATCAGTTTCTTCACCATACTGACGAATTTGGCGCTGGTTCTGATCTATGCGTCGGCGCTGTTTAAGGGGCGCTGGCTGGACGGTCTCAGGCGCGACGGGGTACGCGCTATGATGGCCGGGATCATGACTCTGGTTATGATATTCTACCATTTCATGTTGGCACAGACCTGGAATCCGCAAGGGTGGTTCAAGGTCTGCGACATCGCGTTGCACTATGTGACGCCGGTCATTTATCTGGTGTGGTGGGTATGGGGGCAGCCCCACGGTGCGCTGCGGTTTCGCGATATTCCGGCGATGTTTATACCGGCTGCCATCTATGTGGCCTATGTGATGATCCGTGGTGCGATCACCACGATTTATCCATATGCCGTGTTTGACGCGCATACCCTGGGCTATGAGGCGGTGGCGATCAATCTTGTCGGCTTGATAGTGTTTACAGGCATTTTGTTTGCCGTTGCCGTTTTGGCGGATAAGGTTTTAAGCCGCAGCTCGCCCCAAATGCACTAA
- a CDS encoding SDR family oxidoreductase — MTYKTKIAVITGAGSGIGRAVAVALSQAGWSLALAGRREAALKDTAKLCTGDTLCIPTDVTDEASVAALFEATITRFGRVDMLFNNAGVSAAAVPLEDLDWAQAKAVIDTNVTGAMLCVREAIRVMKAQTPQGGRIINNGSISAYAPRPHAAPYVMSKHAVTGLTKSIILDGRPFGITAAQIDIGNAVTDMSEAMASGVLQADGSTRPEPRMDVAHVANTVVHMAGLPPAANMPFVTIMATNMPLYGRG; from the coding sequence ATGACATATAAAACGAAAATCGCCGTCATCACGGGTGCGGGCAGTGGCATAGGCCGGGCGGTCGCGGTAGCTTTATCGCAGGCCGGATGGTCGCTGGCGCTGGCCGGGCGTCGGGAGGCAGCGCTTAAAGACACCGCAAAGTTATGCACGGGCGATACCTTGTGCATCCCCACCGATGTCACCGATGAAGCTTCGGTCGCTGCCCTGTTTGAAGCAACAATCACCCGCTTCGGGCGTGTCGATATGCTGTTTAACAATGCCGGGGTGAGTGCGGCTGCCGTACCGCTCGAAGACCTCGACTGGGCGCAGGCCAAGGCCGTCATCGACACCAATGTCACCGGCGCCATGTTATGTGTCCGCGAAGCCATTCGCGTTATGAAAGCCCAAACCCCACAGGGCGGGCGGATCATCAATAATGGCTCGATCTCAGCCTATGCGCCGCGGCCCCATGCCGCGCCCTATGTGATGTCAAAGCACGCTGTAACGGGGCTGACCAAATCGATTATCCTGGATGGACGGCCGTTTGGAATCACAGCCGCGCAGATCGATATCGGCAATGCCGTCACCGATATGTCCGAAGCGATGGCTTCGGGCGTGCTGCAGGCCGACGGCAGCACCCGCCCTGAGCCGCGCATGGATGTGGCCCATGTCGCGAATACGGTGGTGCATATGGCGGGCCTGCCACCGGCGGCCAATATGCCGTTCGTGACGATTATGGCGACCAACATGCCGCTTTACGGGCGGGGGTAG
- a CDS encoding GNAT family N-acetyltransferase produces MNIRPATAADHDAIWSILEPVIRAGDTYALPRDWSREQALNYWFGDGHHVFVAEADGQILGTYYLKANQKGGGAHVANCGYMTAAHSMGKGVARAMCQHSLEVATDMGFAAMQFNFVVSTNVRAVALWHGLGFQPLTRLPDAFDHPVEGLVDALVMFRKL; encoded by the coding sequence ATGAATATTCGTCCCGCCACCGCCGCTGACCATGACGCTATCTGGTCAATTCTTGAACCTGTCATCCGCGCTGGCGATACCTATGCCCTGCCCCGCGACTGGTCGCGCGAACAAGCCTTAAACTACTGGTTTGGCGATGGTCATCATGTGTTTGTGGCCGAAGCCGACGGTCAGATTCTCGGCACCTACTACCTCAAAGCCAACCAGAAAGGCGGCGGTGCCCACGTCGCCAACTGCGGCTATATGACCGCCGCTCATTCTATGGGTAAGGGCGTGGCCCGCGCCATGTGCCAGCACTCGCTTGAGGTCGCCACAGACATGGGCTTTGCCGCTATGCAGTTCAATTTCGTGGTATCTACCAATGTTCGCGCCGTGGCGCTATGGCACGGGCTGGGCTTTCAGCCCCTTACCCGTTTGCCGGATGCCTTCGATCATCCGGTCGAAGGGCTGGTTGATGCCTTAGTCATGTTCCGAAAGCTCTAA
- a CDS encoding aminopeptidase P family protein gives MPADTAFQTFDVTTHPSQGIANVAALRAQMTTMGLYGFIIPHEDEHQNEYLPDANERLAWVSGFTGSAGAAIVFLDKAILFADGRYTLQSREQTDPSVFSVEDFNGMTSLAEQLLKAPKGSVIGYDPALHSPDGLKTLKAAADQAGLTLKATSPNPLDLAWGEARPAQPAAPVVPHPIEFAGISSADKRHGLAETLRAKGAKAALITAPSSLAWLFNIRGGDVIRSPLPLGQAILFDDGRAQIFLGPAKVTEGLTEWLGNEVSLLTPADIASALTDLNGQSVMVDPAISSAYWFEALTAAGATTVPADDICALPRACKNETELKGTAAAHIRDGAILATFLHWVATEAQTTLPSEIEVAQKLELLRIASGRVKDLSFDTISGFGPHGALPHYRVTTASDIRIAKGNLLLVDSGAQSEDGTTDVTRTMAIGEPTLEHKRMFTLVLKGHIALATVRFPAGTTGTHLDALARQYLWAGGFDYDHGTGHGVGVYLGVHEGPQRISKALNRYPLQTGMIVSNEPGFYKAGEFGIRIENLQYVTKATPIDGGERPMHGFQNLTWAPIDRNLIEVSLLTEAERTYMDAYHAKTFDLLKDLVAPDVRDWLKAVCSPL, from the coding sequence ATGCCCGCAGACACCGCCTTTCAGACCTTTGATGTCACCACCCATCCGTCGCAAGGGATAGCCAACGTCGCGGCTTTACGTGCGCAGATGACGACCATGGGGCTGTACGGCTTTATCATCCCCCATGAGGATGAGCATCAGAACGAATATCTGCCCGACGCCAATGAACGGCTGGCGTGGGTGTCGGGCTTTACCGGCTCCGCGGGGGCGGCGATTGTGTTTCTGGATAAGGCGATCCTGTTTGCCGATGGCCGCTACACCCTGCAATCGCGAGAGCAGACCGATCCGTCAGTGTTCAGCGTCGAGGACTTTAACGGCATGACCTCATTGGCCGAACAGCTTCTCAAAGCGCCCAAAGGTTCGGTCATCGGCTATGATCCGGCCCTGCACAGCCCCGACGGCCTGAAAACCCTGAAAGCCGCCGCTGATCAGGCGGGCCTGACGCTTAAGGCCACGTCGCCCAACCCGCTTGATCTGGCGTGGGGAGAGGCCCGTCCCGCCCAACCGGCAGCCCCCGTTGTGCCGCACCCGATTGAATTTGCTGGGATATCCTCTGCCGACAAACGCCACGGCCTTGCCGAAACGCTCAGAGCCAAAGGGGCCAAAGCCGCCCTGATCACCGCCCCATCGTCGCTGGCGTGGCTGTTCAACATTCGCGGCGGCGACGTTATCCGCTCGCCCTTGCCGCTCGGTCAGGCGATCCTGTTCGATGATGGCCGGGCGCAGATTTTCCTCGGACCGGCCAAGGTGACCGAGGGCCTGACCGAATGGCTGGGCAACGAAGTCTCGCTGCTGACGCCCGCCGATATCGCCTCGGCTCTGACTGATCTAAATGGCCAAAGCGTCATGGTTGATCCGGCCATATCCTCAGCCTATTGGTTTGAGGCCCTGACCGCAGCGGGGGCCACCACTGTCCCCGCCGACGATATCTGCGCCCTGCCCCGCGCCTGTAAGAACGAGACAGAACTCAAAGGCACCGCCGCCGCCCATATCCGCGACGGCGCAATACTTGCGACCTTCCTGCACTGGGTCGCCACAGAAGCCCAAACCACCCTGCCGTCCGAAATCGAGGTGGCGCAAAAGCTGGAGTTGCTTCGCATCGCCTCCGGCCGCGTCAAAGACCTGTCGTTCGATACGATTTCGGGCTTTGGTCCGCACGGCGCACTGCCCCACTACCGAGTCACGACGGCCTCGGATATCCGTATCGCGAAGGGCAATTTGCTGCTGGTCGATTCCGGCGCGCAATCTGAGGATGGCACTACCGATGTCACCCGCACCATGGCGATCGGTGAGCCTACCCTTGAGCACAAACGCATGTTCACCCTGGTGCTCAAAGGCCATATTGCGCTCGCCACCGTGCGTTTTCCGGCCGGGACGACGGGCACTCATCTTGATGCTCTGGCGCGGCAATATCTGTGGGCGGGCGGGTTTGACTATGATCACGGCACTGGCCACGGCGTAGGCGTCTATCTGGGCGTCCACGAAGGCCCGCAGCGCATCAGTAAGGCCCTCAACCGCTATCCGCTGCAAACCGGTATGATCGTGTCGAACGAGCCCGGTTTTTATAAGGCTGGTGAGTTCGGCATCCGCATCGAGAACCTGCAATATGTCACCAAAGCCACACCCATCGACGGCGGCGAACGCCCGATGCACGGCTTTCAAAACCTGACGTGGGCGCCGATTGACCGCAACCTGATCGAGGTTTCGCTGCTGACCGAGGCTGAGCGCACCTATATGGATGCCTATCACGCCAAGACCTTTGACCTGCTGAAAGACCTCGTCGCCCCCGACGTCCGCGACTGGCTCAAAGCGGTTTGCAGTCCGCTTTGA
- a CDS encoding ABC transporter ATP-binding protein, producing MMILAPVFTFFESLIKPFKDYQAATPPTTVRGFFTHFLRQVWPVFAVLLVVGLLFTLTEVMVFQYIARVIDILTHADPAQLWALHGREFIIMLLVLGVLSPALLGLHSLILQQAITSNFPTLIRWQSHRHVVRQSLSFFSNDFAGRVASKVVDTASALRNTLVTLCDTFLYVIVYFTSAIVLFFAADPRLILPVIIWMALYVLMCLRFVPKLSKASEEGSEARSSLVGRVVDSYTNIQTVKLFANTRREDDYVRDALDFNGKKWQVQQRLITTLDIGVAVLNASLLISTGALAIWLWRDGAISVGAIALVGALTQRLLNMSGWVMFQVTSLFENIGTVQNGMETISHPHTVIDAAQAADLVVTQGEIRFEDVQFGYGDSGRPALNGINLTIAPGEKIGLVGPSGAGKSTLVNLFLRLYDLTGGRILIDGQDIATVTQETLRSHIGMVTQDTSLLHRSIRDNIGYARPGASDAEIMEAAARAHAASFIPALVDSKGRTGLEAHVGERGVKLSGGQRQRVAIARVLLKNAPMLVLDEATSALDSEVEAAIQDSLIDLMTGKTVIAIAHRLSTIARMDRLVVMDGGRIVEVGTHGELIAAGGLYARLWARQTGGFIAEDVAVKSLELSEHD from the coding sequence ATGATGATACTCGCACCCGTGTTTACCTTTTTTGAGAGCCTGATTAAGCCGTTTAAGGACTATCAGGCCGCAACGCCGCCCACGACCGTGCGCGGGTTTTTCACCCATTTCCTGCGTCAGGTCTGGCCGGTCTTTGCCGTGTTGCTGGTGGTGGGGCTGTTGTTCACCCTGACCGAAGTGATGGTGTTTCAGTACATCGCGCGGGTCATCGATATATTGACCCACGCCGATCCGGCACAGCTTTGGGCTTTGCATGGCCGCGAGTTCATCATCATGTTGCTGGTGCTGGGTGTTTTATCGCCCGCCCTTTTGGGCTTACATTCGCTGATCCTGCAACAGGCGATCACCTCTAATTTTCCGACCCTGATCCGTTGGCAGTCGCACCGTCATGTGGTGCGGCAATCCTTAAGCTTTTTCAGTAATGACTTTGCCGGACGGGTAGCCTCAAAGGTGGTCGATACGGCCTCGGCCCTGCGCAACACGCTGGTGACCCTGTGTGATACCTTCCTTTATGTCATCGTCTATTTCACCAGCGCGATCGTGCTGTTTTTTGCCGCCGATCCACGCCTGATCCTGCCGGTGATCATCTGGATGGCGCTCTATGTCCTGATGTGCCTGCGGTTTGTGCCGAAGCTGTCGAAGGCGTCGGAAGAGGGCTCTGAGGCGCGCTCATCTCTGGTGGGCCGTGTGGTTGACAGCTACACCAATATCCAGACGGTTAAGCTGTTTGCCAATACTCGCCGCGAAGACGACTATGTGCGCGACGCGCTCGATTTCAACGGCAAAAAATGGCAGGTGCAACAACGTCTGATCACGACGCTTGATATTGGCGTGGCGGTGTTGAACGCCAGCTTGCTGATCTCAACCGGTGCGCTGGCGATATGGCTGTGGCGTGATGGGGCCATCAGTGTCGGGGCCATTGCTTTGGTCGGCGCCCTGACGCAGCGACTGCTCAATATGTCCGGCTGGGTGATGTTTCAGGTCACCAGTTTGTTTGAAAATATCGGCACCGTGCAAAACGGCATGGAAACCATTTCGCATCCTCATACGGTTATAGATGCCGCACAGGCCGCTGATCTGGTGGTGACACAGGGCGAAATTCGCTTTGAAGACGTGCAGTTCGGTTATGGTGACAGCGGCCGTCCGGCGCTGAACGGCATCAACCTGACCATTGCACCGGGGGAAAAGATCGGTCTGGTCGGGCCGTCAGGGGCGGGGAAATCGACGCTGGTGAACCTGTTCCTGCGGCTTTATGACCTGACCGGCGGGCGCATCCTGATCGATGGGCAGGACATTGCGACGGTGACGCAGGAAACCCTGCGCAGCCATATCGGTATGGTGACACAGGATACGTCGCTGCTGCACCGTTCGATCCGCGACAATATCGGCTATGCTCGGCCGGGGGCCAGCGATGCGGAGATTATGGAAGCCGCGGCGCGTGCCCATGCGGCCAGCTTTATACCGGCTCTGGTCGATTCCAAGGGGCGCACAGGCCTTGAGGCCCATGTCGGGGAACGCGGTGTCAAGCTGTCGGGCGGGCAGCGCCAGCGGGTCGCCATTGCGCGGGTGCTGCTGAAAAATGCGCCGATGCTGGTGCTGGATGAGGCGACCTCGGCGCTCGATTCCGAGGTCGAAGCCGCCATTCAGGACAGCCTGATTGACCTGATGACCGGCAAGACGGTGATCGCCATCGCCCACCGCCTCAGCACCATCGCGCGCATGGACCGGCTGGTGGTCATGGATGGGGGCCGGATTGTCGAGGTCGGGACGCACGGTGAACTGATCGCCGCGGGCGGGCTCTATGCGCGGCTGTGGGCGCGCCAGACCGGCGGGTTTATTGCTGAGGACGTGGCCGTCAAAAGTTTAGAGCTTTCGGAACATGACTAA
- a CDS encoding FkbM family methyltransferase, whose protein sequence is MKTAIYGAGKSGRVLLGEMAQRGETADFFIDEFSPEPQVSGLPVKRMADIADKSDIRLMVSLHNGTPSATDIHTFLADSLSRQGFGEIHQWQDLALIYPALIDAVASHSVNPNEPGLKVFRDMLSDDISREILDTVIAFRQNFQGPLTGLPDQYAPYFPAGIDVFRGMKSLRFADCGAYDGDTIQSALKKSPVPVSWFAAFEPDPDIFERLRARIDGLKPQFEDTDFWLLPFGAWSKNDVLKFNALNTVCSSFMIGVETAPVTISVPVVSLDATLSASPPNFIKMDIEGAEIEAITGARHIIETYRPTLALSIYHLSHHLWEIPAMIKSYYPGYEMYLRHHSAFVPDTVLYCIAPDGPLVTG, encoded by the coding sequence ATGAAAACGGCAATCTACGGTGCAGGCAAAAGCGGGCGCGTCCTGCTGGGCGAGATGGCCCAGCGCGGTGAAACGGCAGATTTCTTCATTGATGAATTTTCGCCGGAGCCGCAGGTCAGCGGCCTGCCCGTTAAGCGCATGGCCGATATTGCCGACAAGAGCGATATCCGGCTAATGGTGTCGCTGCATAATGGCACGCCGTCGGCCACCGATATCCATACCTTTCTGGCCGACAGCCTATCACGCCAAGGCTTTGGCGAGATACACCAGTGGCAGGATCTGGCGCTGATCTACCCCGCCCTGATCGATGCGGTCGCAAGCCACAGCGTCAACCCTAATGAGCCGGGCCTTAAGGTCTTTCGCGATATGCTGAGCGATGACATCAGCCGTGAAATCCTTGATACCGTCATCGCCTTTCGCCAGAATTTTCAGGGGCCTCTCACCGGCCTTCCCGATCAGTACGCCCCCTATTTCCCCGCCGGGATCGATGTCTTTCGCGGGATGAAGTCCCTGCGCTTTGCCGACTGCGGCGCCTATGATGGCGACACGATCCAGAGCGCGCTCAAAAAATCACCAGTGCCGGTGTCGTGGTTTGCGGCCTTTGAACCCGATCCTGATATTTTCGAGCGCCTGCGTGCACGGATAGACGGGTTGAAACCCCAGTTTGAAGATACCGATTTCTGGCTTTTGCCGTTCGGGGCCTGGTCCAAGAATGATGTGCTGAAATTCAATGCGCTCAATACGGTGTGCAGCTCGTTCATGATCGGGGTTGAGACCGCGCCAGTTACGATCTCAGTACCCGTTGTATCTCTTGATGCGACCTTGAGCGCGTCCCCACCCAACTTCATTAAGATGGATATCGAAGGGGCTGAGATTGAAGCGATCACCGGCGCGCGCCATATTATTGAGACCTACCGCCCGACGCTGGCGCTTAGCATCTATCACCTGTCCCATCATCTGTGGGAAATTCCGGCGATGATTAAGTCCTATTATCCGGGCTATGAAATGTACCTGCGCCACCATTCGGCCTTTGTGCCGGATACAGTGCTTTATTGCATCGCGCCTGACGGGCCGCTTGTCACGGGGTAG
- a CDS encoding 50S ribosomal protein L11 methyltransferase, translated as MTYHPQQIVARGPRAIAEAAASAIDDDAFLEGATYSILEEDEDKNIWRIDAFPTTEEEFERLQEVLADYADLKLNIEQLADADWLAMALSGLPPVRAGRFFVYGAHDLGKRPLSAVNLRIEAGAAFGTGHHGTTVGCLMAYNDLLKKHRFERVLDVGAGTGVLAIAAAKTGTKFAVGTDIDPISVRISNENTKLNQAKARFVWANGLNHKDVRQDAPYDLVFANILARPLVGLSHSIRGALKPGGIVILSGLLRTQERFVKGAYLSHGFKVVRRIHRDAWCTLVMQKV; from the coding sequence ATGACCTACCATCCTCAGCAAATCGTCGCCCGTGGCCCCCGCGCCATTGCCGAAGCCGCAGCCAGCGCCATTGACGACGACGCCTTCCTCGAAGGGGCGACCTATTCCATCCTTGAGGAAGATGAGGACAAAAATATCTGGCGCATTGATGCTTTCCCGACCACTGAGGAAGAGTTTGAGCGTTTACAAGAGGTTTTGGCCGATTACGCCGATCTGAAGCTTAACATCGAGCAACTGGCCGATGCCGACTGGCTGGCTATGGCGCTGTCAGGTCTGCCGCCGGTTCGGGCGGGGCGGTTCTTTGTGTACGGCGCCCATGATCTTGGCAAACGGCCGCTGAGCGCCGTTAATCTGCGCATCGAAGCCGGTGCTGCCTTTGGCACCGGCCATCACGGCACGACCGTCGGCTGCCTCATGGCCTATAATGATTTGCTGAAAAAACACCGCTTTGAGCGCGTACTTGATGTCGGCGCAGGCACCGGCGTTCTGGCTATCGCGGCGGCCAAAACCGGCACCAAATTCGCCGTCGGCACCGATATCGATCCGATCAGCGTGCGCATTTCCAATGAGAACACCAAGCTCAATCAGGCCAAGGCTCGCTTTGTGTGGGCCAATGGCCTGAACCATAAGGACGTGCGTCAGGACGCCCCCTATGATCTGGTGTTCGCCAATATTCTGGCGCGGCCTCTGGTGGGCCTGTCGCACTCTATCCGCGGCGCGCTTAAGCCCGGCGGGATCGTCATCCTGTCCGGCCTGCTGCGTACGCAGGAGCGGTTCGTCAAGGGCGCTTACCTGTCGCATGGCTTTAAGGTCGTGCGCCGCATCCACCGCGACGCCTGGTGCACGCTGGTCATGCAGAAAGTCTGA